From the genome of Acomys russatus chromosome 27, mAcoRus1.1, whole genome shotgun sequence, one region includes:
- the Map1s gene encoding microtubule-associated protein 1S produces MAAVMAAPEAVEAPSSLLLLVVGGECGHPGLLAYVLEELERGVRSWDDVDPAVCSLDEQLKAFVSRHSATFSSIVKGQRSLHHRGETLETLVLLNPSDRSLCDELRNLLMDPAPYKLLVLAGPCLEETGELLLQTGGFSAHHFLQVLGDKEVQDALASAPAAPPVLTLTCPTFGDWARLGPAPGLQLRLNPPARLPASEGLRVFLEYVAESLEPPSPFDLLEPPAAGGFLRLARPCCYVFPGGLGDAAFFAVNGFTVLVNGGSNPKSSFWKLVRHLDRVDAVLVTHAGADSLPGLNSLLRRKLAEREAAAGPQGQREERLRRLLSPALGVVFLNAREAASRLRGGEDEAVCARSLLRSLGIVPLPLQRGPQPSRPTVLFEKLGVGRLELFVLHPPPGDPAAPACALLVWQPAAPGDKVVRVLFPGRTPPARLLDGLQRLQHLPCLRRPVVTARDLDSPARADSQDSLASRDSARKEPARSAVGCAPSRSTVRKEPAPATQHPKKDTKPGPTRPTARDTRRSGPGVTNTKTRTLQNGPRAPILAGPPTTACVPECPGESGNRVEPERPPAPSPTLSPAPSPPPKAPGNSPERLSLSPLRPEPAPDASPSATTPTATTPTLTTPSLPAELGSPHSTEVDESLSVSFEQVLPAGESGLSLPLRLARRSTSPHDVDLCLVSPCEFAHRKPPPPASPGSSDSSARSQERPPETPPTSVSESLPTLSDSDPVPVADSDDDAGSESAARDPLPTPRVPPPLPDVPGICMVDPEALPPRVRQPPNPTSSSRSRKAPARPSSASAASKAATVAAKTKGPAGDRARPLSARSEPADKPGRVPLTRKPSVPKTLSKTASSTRLSSGPSTRPTPPAAGSPVYLDLAYLPGGGAGHLDQDFFLRVRALCYVISGQGQRQEEGLRAVLDALLAGKQQWDLDLQVTLIPTFDSAAMHRWYEETHEQHQALGIRVLGSGSMVSMQDEAFPACKVEF; encoded by the exons GCCAGCGGAGCCTGCACCACCGTGGAGAGACCCTGGAGACACTGGTCCTGCTCAACCCCTCAGACAGGTCCCTGTGCGATGAG ctgcGGAACCTCCTGATGGACCCCGCTCCTTACAAACTGCTGGTACTGGCAGGGCCTTGCCTGGAGGAGACTGGGGAGCTGCTGCTGCAGACTGGGGGCTTCTCGGCCCACCACTTTCTGCAGGTGCTGGGGGACAAAGAG GTCCAGGACGCGCTGGCCTCAGCACCTGCTGCCCCTCCGGTCCTCACTCTGACCTGCCCGACCTTCGGGGACTGGGCTCGGCTGGGCCCCGCGCCCGGGCTGCAGCTGCGGCTGAACCCACCGGCACGGCTGCCGGCCTCCGAGGGCCTGCGCGTCTTCCTGGAGTATGTGGCTGAGTCGCTAGAGCCACCATCACCCTTCGATCTGCTGGAGCCACCGGCCGCAGGCGGCTTCCTGCGCCTGGCGCGGCCCTGCTGCTATGTGTTCCCGGGTGGCCTGGGCGACGCTGCCTTCTTTGCAGTCAACGGCTTCACAGTGCTGGTGAACGGCGGCTCCAACCCCAAGTCGAGCTTCTGGAAGCTGGTGCGCCACCTGGACCGCGTGGACGCTGTGCTGGTAACCCACGCGGGCGCTGACAGCCTGCCAGGCCTCAACAGCCTGCTGCGCCGCAAGCTGGCGGAGCGGGAGGCGGCCGCGGGGCCGCAGGGACAGCGGGAGGAGCGGCTGCGCCGCCTGTTGTCCCCAGCGCTGGGTGTGGTGTTCCTGAACGCACGCGAGGCGGCGTCGCGGCTGCGTGGAGGCGAGGATGAGGCGGTGTGCGCGCGGAGCCTGCTGCGGAGCCTGGGCatcgtgcctctgcctctgcagcgtGGCCCGCAGCCCTCGCGCCCCACCGTGCTCTTCGAGAAGCTGGGCGTAGGCCGCCTAGAGCTGTTTGTGCTGCACCCACCGCCCGGGGACCCCGCCGCACCCGCCTGCGCCCTGCTGGTGTGGCAGCCCGCAGCGCCAGGCGACAAGGTGGTGCGTGTGCTGTTCCCGGGCCGCACACCGCCCGCGCGCCTGCTGGATGGCCTGCAGCGCCTGCAGCACCTGCCGTGCCTGCGCCGACCCGTGGTCACTGCGCGCGATTTGGACTCGCCTGCGAGGGCCGACagccaggacagcctggcctcGCGTGACAGCGCACGCAAGGAACCGGCCCGCAGCGCTGTTGGCTGTGCACCCAGCAGGAGCACAGTGAGAAAGGAGCCTGCCCCAGCGACACAACACCCAAAGAAGGACACAAAACCTGGGCCCACACGGCCTACAGCTCGTGACACTCGCCGCTCTGGACCTGGTGTCACCAACACGAAGACCCGCACCTTACAGAATGGGCCTCGTGCCCCGATTTTGGCAGGGCCACCAACAACAGCCTGTGTGCCAGAGTGCCCGGGAGAATCGGGGAACAGGGTGGAGCCTGAGCGGCCACCTGCCCCATCCCCaaccctgtccccagctccatcCCCACCACCTAAGGCACCTGGCAATAGCCCTGAGCGCCTGTCCCTCAGCCCGCTACGGCCAGAGCCCGCCCCCGACGCCTCACCCTCGGCCACAACACCCACTGCCACGACGCCCACGCTGACTACGCCCTCTCTGCCGGCGGAGCTGGGCTCACCGCACTCAACCGAGGTGGACGAGTCGCTCTCTGTGTCCTTTGAGCAGGTGCTGCCAGCAGGCGAGTCAGGGCTTAGCCTTCCCTTACGCCTAGCGCGACGCTCCACGTCCCCACACGACGTGGATCTGTGCCTCGTGTCACCCTGTGAGTTTGCGCACCGCAAgccacctcctcctgcctccccggGCAGCTCAGATAGCAGTGCTCGTTCCCAGGAGCGGCCACCCGAGACACCACCCACGTCGGTGAGCGAGTCCCTTCCCACGCTGTCTGACTCTGACCCCGTGCCAGTCGCAGACTCCGACGATGACGCTGGCAGTGAGAGTGCGGCCAGGGATCCGCTGCCCACGCctcgtgtgccaccaccgctgccCGACGTGCCTGGCATCTGCATGGTGGACCCCGAGGCCCTGCCGCCCCGTGTCCGGCAGCCTCCCAACCCCACCAGCTCCAGCCGTAGTCGCAAGGCCCCTGCAaggcccagctctgcctctgccgcctccAAAGCTGCAACCGTAGCTGCTAAGACCAAGGGCCCTGCGGGGGACCGGGCCAGGCCACTCAGTGCCCGCAGTGAACCCGCAGACAAGCCAGGCCGTGTGCCCCTCACCAGGAAGCCCTCAGTCCCCAAGACTCTTTCCAAGACGGCCTCCTCCACGAGGCTCTCTTCGG GGCCCAgcacccgccccaccccacccgctGCTGGCTCCCCTGTCTACCTGGACCTGGCTTACCTGCCTGGGGGCGGTGCGGGCCACCTGGACCAGGACTTCTTCCTGCGTGTGCGCGCTCTCTGCTATGTCATCAGTGGGCAGGGCCAGCGCCAGGAGGAGGGCCTACGTGCTGTGCTGGACGCCCTGCTGGCTGGCAAACAGCAGTGGGACCTGGACTTGCAG GTCACCCTGATCCCCACCTTCGACTCTGCGGCGATGCACAGGTGGTACGAAGAGACGCATGAGCAGCACCAGGCGCTGGGTATCAGGGTGCTGGGCAGCGGCAGCATGGTGTCCATGCAGGACGAGGCCTTTCCTGCCTGCAAAGTGGAGTTCTAG